Proteins from one Ipomoea triloba cultivar NCNSP0323 chromosome 1, ASM357664v1 genomic window:
- the LOC116021711 gene encoding sporamin B-like: protein MKALALFFALSLYLLPNPTHSTRNPIRLPTAADVAIASDTPVVDTDGDELRPGETYYIIAAAWGASGGAVKLAKLDRTPVKCPRDVTISSRNDGDPITITPADPNASVVLPSTFLSFKFDVPTNKLCVNKLYWEIQPENYLVKTGEFVSNQSNQFKIEALPNLSAYKITYCPFGTDKCYNVGATIDAWWRTLRLVLTDYPTEVSFEKATT from the coding sequence ATGAAAGCCCTCGCACTCTTCTTCGCACTTTCCCTCTATCTCCTCCCCAACCCAACCCATTCCACGCGCAACCCCATCCGCCTCCCCACCGCCGCCGATGTAGCAATAGCCTCTGACACTCCGGTGGTGGACACCGACGGGGACGAGCTCCGGCCCGGCGAAACTTATTACATAATCGCCGCCGCATGGGGAGCCAGCGGCGGAGCAGTGAAACTTGCAAAGTTAGACAGGACGCCGGTCAAATGCCCAAGAGACGTGACAATTTCGTCCCGGAACGACGGCGACCCCATCACGATCACGCCGGCGGACCCGAACGCCTCCGTCGTCCTGCCGTCGACTTTCCTGAGCTTCAAATTCGACGTTCCGACGAACAAACTTTGCGTAAATAAGCTGTATTGGGAGATTCAACCCGAGAATTATTTAGTGAAGACCGGCGAGTTTGTCTCAAACCAAAGCAACCAGTTCAAGATTGAAGCGTTGCCAAACCTTAGCGCTTACAAAATCACTTATTGTCCGTTCGGCACCGACAAATGCTACAACGTCGGCGCAACGATTGACGCATGGTGGAGAACTCTTCGTTTGGTTCTGACCGATTATCCCACTGAAGTTTCGTTTGAGAAAGCTACTACGTGA
- the LOC116021701 gene encoding sporamin B-like has product MKTLTLLFALSLYLLPNPTYSTSNPIRLPTADVAVTSGETPVVDTDGDALRAGETYYITSTFWGAASGGVQLAWLDSTTKCASDVIKSRALTDGDPIRITPADPNATVVLPSTFQSFAFFVPTSRLCVSSVYWGIRFDRASGQYFLKSGEFVSNLSGQFKIEVVPDSFLNYKITYCPFGTDKCYNVSTYIDESVGAERFALSADFAFTVLFKKAKF; this is encoded by the exons ATGAAAACCCTAACACTCTTATTCGCACTTTCCCTTTATCTCCTTCCCAACCCAACTTATTCCACGTCCAATCCCATCCGCCTCCCCACCGCCGACGTGGCAGTAACGTCCGGTGAAACTCCGGTGGTGGACACCGACGGAGACGCGCTCCGGGCCGGCGAAACGTACTACATAACCTCCACCTTTTGGGGAGCCGCCTCGGGAGGAGTGCAACTTGCTTG GTTAGATTCGACGACGAAATGCGCGAGCGACGTGATCAAATCGCGGGCCTTAACGGACGGCGACCCGATTAGGATCACGCCGGCGGACCCGAACGCCACCGTAGTCTTGCCGTCGACGTTCCAGAGCTTCGCGTTCTTCGTTCCGACGTCCAGGCTTTGCGTGAGTAGTGTGTATTGGGGTATCCGGTTCGACCGGGCTTCCGGGCAATATTTCTTGAAATCCGGCGAGTTTGTCTCCAACCTTAGCGGCCAGTTCAAGATTGAAGTCGTACCAGACTCCTTTCTCAATTACAAAATCACTTATTGTCCGTTCGGCACCGACAAATGCTACAACGTTAGCACATACATCGACGAGTCGGTCGGGGCTGAGCGTTTTGCTCTGTCTGCCGATTTTGCGTTCACTGTTTTGTTCAAGAAAGCTAAATTCTGA
- the LOC116021690 gene encoding sporamin B-like: MKTLIIALFLFLLPNPTHSTFNNNNPIRLPTANNNVTVTSDVTPVLDTDGDAVWAGRNYYITSVDIRGAPAGGVHLPPLRSTICPTRVIVSPPSTDGDRIRIWRSDFTISAIFPSTFHYFTFTDPAWGHCVNRVSWWIQYGHPSGQYFLNAGLFSLSNAGRFMIEAVQDQFLPDRNIYKLLFCPRGICYNVGRQIDNLGVMRLALTDDSPFYFMIKKA; encoded by the coding sequence ATGAAAACCCTCATCATCGCACTTTTCCTGTTTCTCCTTCCCAACCCAACTCATTCCAcgttcaataataataatcccatCCGCCTTCCCACCGCCAATAATAATGTAACAGTAACCTCCGACGTCACTCCGGTGCTGGACACCGACGGAGACGCGGTCTGGGCCGGCCGTAATTACTACATAACCTCCGTCGACATTCGGGGAGCCCCCGCCGGAGGAGTGCATCTTCCTCCCTTAAGATCCACAATATGCCCGACCCGAGTGATCGTATCGCCGCCCTCTACGGACGGCGATCGCATTAGGATCTGGCGGTCGGACTTCACAATCTCCGCCATCTTCCCGTCGACGTTCCATTACTTCACGTTCACCGATCCGGCATGGGGTCATTGTGTAAATAGGGTGTCTTGGTGGATCCAGTATGGCCACCCATCCGGGCAATACTTCTTGAACGCCGGCCTGTTTTCCCTAAGCAACGCCGGCCGCTTCATGATTGAAGCCGTACAAGACCAGTTTCTCCCTGACCGTAACATTTACAAACTCCTTTTTTGTCCGCGCGGCATATGCTACAACGTTGGCAGACAAATCGACAACCTCGGGGTTATGCGTTTGGCCCTCACTGATGAttctccattttattttatgatcaagaaagcttag
- the LOC116030184 gene encoding sporamin B-like, with amino-acid sequence MKTLIALLFALSLCYLLPNPTHSTFNPLRLHTADVAVASDNTPVLDTDGNELRVGETYYITIPFAVPVGVQLAWLNSTTQCASNVVILSRCLADGDPIRITPADPTATVVSPSTPLSFSFSVSTSPRCASSVNWGIMHDPRFDLYFLNSGEFVPNVSDRFKIEANPDPDHPNTYRIAYCQFGGDKCYYLGGFIISADAALRIGLTSTYPFPFMFRRAPSCNDALNITEVTQGVGSWAEKFGVSVL; translated from the coding sequence ATGAAAACCCTCATCGCACTCTTATTCGCACTTTCCCTCTGCTATCTCCTTCCCAACCCAACTCACTCTACATTCAATCCCCTCCGCCTTCACACCGCCGACGTAGCAGTAGCCTCCGACAACACTCCGGTGCTGGACACCGACGGAAACGAGCTCCGGGTGGGCGAAACTTACTACATAACCATCCCCTTCGCCGTCCCCGTTGGAGTGCAACTTGCGTGGTTAAATTCCACAACACAATGCGCCAGCAACGTGGTCATATTATCGCGGTGCTTAGCGGACGGCGACCCCATCAGGATCACGCCGGCGGACCCCACCGCCACCGTCGTCTCGCCGTCGACCCCCCTGAGCTTCTCATTCTCCGTTTCCACGTCCCCGCGTTGCGCGAGTAGCGTCAATTGGGGGATCATGCACGACCCGCGATTCGACCTATACTTCTTGAACTCCGGCGAGTTTGTCCCCAACGTTTCCGACCGGTTCAAGATTGAAGCCAACCCGGACCCGGATCACCCTAACACTTACAGAATCGCTTATTGTCAGTTTGGCGGCGACAAATGCTACTACCTTGGCGGATTCATCATCTCCGCGGACGCGGCTCTGCGTATAGGTCTCACTTCAACTTATCCTTTCCCTTTTATGTTCAGGAGAGCTCCATCCTGTAATGATGCATTAAATATAACAGAGGTAACCCAGGGTGTGGGGTCTTGGGCCGAGAAATTTGGTGTGTCTGTACTTTGA
- the LOC115996335 gene encoding sporamin B-like → MKTLTLLFALSLYLLLNPTHSTSNPIRLPTADVAVTSGETPVVDTDGDALRAGETYYITSSFRGAASGGVQLSWLNDLTKCARNVVMSPPLTDGDPIRITPADPNATVVSPSTFQSFAFSVPTSRLCVSSVFWGIRFDRASRKFFLNSGEFVSNLSGQFKIEVVPELSAYEITYCPFGGDKCYSVGRYYDEAAGADRLALTQDFPFTVVFKKARF, encoded by the exons ATGAAAACCCTAACACTCTTATTCGCTCTTTCCCTCTATCTCCTTCTCAACCCAACTCATTCCACGTCCAATCCCATCCGCCTTCCCACCGCCGACGTGGCAGTAACGTCCGGCGAAACTCCGGTGGTGGACACCGACGGAGACGCGCTCCGGGCCGGCGAAACGTACTACATAACCTCCTCCTTTCGGGGAGCGGCCTCCGGAGGAGTGCAACTTTCTTG GTTAAACGATTTGACAAAATGCGCGAGAAACGTGGTCATGTCGCCGCCCTTAACGGACGGCGACCCCATTAGGATCACGCCGGCGGACCCGAACGCCACCGTCGTCTCGCCGTCGACGTTCCAGAGCTTCGCGTTCTCCGTTCCAACGTCCAGGCTTTGTGTGAGCAGTGTGTTTTGGGGGATCCGGTTCGACCGGGCTTCCCggaaatttttcttgaactcCGGCGAGTTTGTCTCCAACCTTAGCGGCCAGTTCAAGATTGAAGTCGTGCCGGAGCTTAGCGCTTACGAAATCACCTATTGTCCGTTCGGCGGCGACAAATGCTACAGCGTTGGCAGATACTACGACGAGGCGGCCGGGGCTGACCGTTTGGCTCTCACTCAGGATTTTCCTTTCACTGTTGTGTTCAAGAAAGCTAGATTCTGA
- the LOC115999487 gene encoding sporamin B-like isoform X2 — protein sequence MKALALFFALSLYLLPNPTHSTRNPIRLPTGASGTPVLDNEGEPLLPGRPYLLRSWKWTHGGLRLVSLDGATTKCPSDVIISNELDYGSPIMFTPADPNAAVVLEWTPQNIKFDIPTTRLCVNNVSWEVEYDPKSGQRFVKAGDVLSHNFQIEVVAPGLNAYNITYCDSAADNCYPVGTHYGPDQQPRLALNTDEPYAITFMKPRVA from the exons ATGAAAGCCCTCGCACTGTTCTTCGCACTTTCCCTCTATCTCCTCCCCAACCCAACCCATTCTACGCGCAACCCCATCCGCCTTCCCACCGGCGCGTCCGGCACACCGGTGTTGGACAACGAGGGAGAACCGCTCCTGCCCGGCAGGCCTTACTTGTTACGCTCCTGGAAATGGACCCATGGAGGACTGAGACTTGTTAGTTTGGACGGGGCGACGACCAAATGCCCAAGCGACGTCATCATATCGAACGAATTAGACTACGGCAGCCCCATTATGTTCACGCCGGCGGACCCGAACGCCGCCGTCGTCTTGGAGTGGACTCCCCAGAACATCAAATTCGATATCCCGACGACCAGGCTTTGCGTAAATAACGTTTCTTGGGAGGTTGAGTACGACCCGAAATCCGGGCAACGTTTCGTGAAGGCCGGTGATGTTTTGTCGCACAATTTCCAGATCGAGGTGGTCGCGCCCGGGCTTAACGCTTACAATATCACTTATTGTGATTCCGCCGCCGACAACTGCTACCCCGTTGGCACACACTACGGTCCCGACCAGCAGCCGCGTTTGGCTCTCAATACTGATGAACCCTATGCTATTACGTTTATGAAACCTCGAG TTGCGTAA
- the LOC115999487 gene encoding sporamin B-like isoform X1, which yields MKALALFFALSLYLLPNPTHSTRNPIRLPTGASGTPVLDNEGEPLLPGRPYLLRSWKWTHGGLRLVSLDGATTKCPSDVIISNELDYGSPIMFTPADPNAAVVLEWTPQNIKFDIPTTRLCVNNVSWEVEYDPKSGQRFVKAGDVLSHNFQIEVVAPGLNAYNITYCDSAADNCYPVGTHYGPDQQPRLALNTDEPYAITFMKPRVA from the coding sequence ATGAAAGCCCTCGCACTGTTCTTCGCACTTTCCCTCTATCTCCTCCCCAACCCAACCCATTCTACGCGCAACCCCATCCGCCTTCCCACCGGCGCGTCCGGCACACCGGTGTTGGACAACGAGGGAGAACCGCTCCTGCCCGGCAGGCCTTACTTGTTACGCTCCTGGAAATGGACCCATGGAGGACTGAGACTTGTTAGTTTGGACGGGGCGACGACCAAATGCCCAAGCGACGTCATCATATCGAACGAATTAGACTACGGCAGCCCCATTATGTTCACGCCGGCGGACCCGAACGCCGCCGTCGTCTTGGAGTGGACTCCCCAGAACATCAAATTCGATATCCCGACGACCAGGCTTTGCGTAAATAACGTTTCTTGGGAGGTTGAGTACGACCCGAAATCCGGGCAACGTTTCGTGAAGGCCGGTGATGTTTTGTCGCACAATTTCCAGATCGAGGTGGTCGCGCCCGGGCTTAACGCTTACAATATCACTTATTGTGATTCCGCCGCCGACAACTGCTACCCCGTTGGCACACACTACGGTCCCGACCAGCAGCCGCGTTTGGCTCTCAATACTGATGAACCCTATGCTATTACGTTTATGAAACCTCGAGTTGCGTAG
- the LOC116030200 gene encoding sporamin B-like: MKEALALFFTLSLYLLPNPTHSTRNPIRLPTAASGGIPVVDMEGDELQPGKPYMLRSWNWTHGGVRLASLDGATTICPSDVILGCKLDYGSTVTFTPADPNAAVVLRSSFLNIQFAVPTVRLCANNVSWEVEYEASSGQRFVKAGDVLSHPFKIESIAPGLRAYMITYCESGTDNCYEVGSHYGQQTRLALSTDEVYAVTFMKPRDV, translated from the coding sequence ATGAAGGAAGCCCTCGCACTCTTCTTCACACTTTCCCTCTATCTCCTCCCCAACCCAACTCATTCTACGCGCAACCCCATCCGCCTTCCCACCGCCGCGTCAGGCGGCATTCCGGTGGTGGACATGGAGGGAGACGAGCTACAGCCCGGCAAACCTTACATGTTACGCTCCTGGAATTGGACCCACGGAGGAGTGAGACTTGCTAGTTTGGACGGGGCGACCACCATTTGCCCAAGCGACGTCATCTTAGGATGCAAATTAGACTACGGCAGCACCGTTACCTTCACCCCGGCGGACCCGAACGCCGCCGTCGTCTTGCGGTCGAGTTTCCTGAACATCCAATTCGCCGTCCCGACGGTCAGGCTTTGTGCAAATAACGTGTCTTGGGAGGTTGAGTACGAGGCTAGTTCCGGGCAACGTTTCGTGAAGGCCGGTGATGTTTTGTCGCACCCGTTCAAGATTGAGTCAATCGCACCCGGGCTTAGAGCTTACATGATCACTTATTGTGAGTCCGGCACCGACAACTGCTACGAAGTTGGCTCACACTACGGCCAGCAGACGCGTTTGGCTCTCAGTACTGATGAAGTCTATGCTGTTACGTTTATGAAACCTCGAGATGTGTAA
- the LOC115997266 gene encoding sporamin B-like codes for MKALALLFALSLYLLPNPIHSTRNPIRLPTAASGGIPVVDDHGLPLLPGTPYILRSWNWTHGGLRLVSLDGATTQCPSDVVISSDLDEIGIPVMFTPADPNAPVVFEWTPQNIKFDIPTTRLCVNNVSWEAQYDPKSAQRFVKAGDVLSHNFQIESVAPTLHAYNITYCESGADNCYPVGTHYGPGQQLRLALSTDQPYCISFMKARFA; via the coding sequence ATGAAGGCCCTCGCACTCTTATTCGCACTTTCCCTCTATCTCCTCCCCAACCCAATTCATTCCACGCGCAACCCCATCCGCCTTCCCACCGCCGCGTCAGGCGGCATTCCGGTGGTGGACGACCACGGACTCCCGCTCCTGCCCGGCACACCTTACATATTACGCTCCTGGAATTGGACCCATGGAGGACTGAGACTTGTTAGTTTGGACGGGGCGACGACCCAATGCCCAAGCGACGTGGTCATATCGAGCGATTTAGACGAAATCGGCATCCCCGTTATGTTCACGCCGGCGGACCCCAACGCCCCCGTCGTCTTCGAGTGGACTCCCCAGAACATCAAATTCGACATCCCGACGACCAGACTTTGCGTAAATAACGTTTCTTGGGAGGCTCAGTACGACCCAAAATCCGCGCAACGTTTCGTGAAGGCCGGTGATGTTTTGTCGCACAATTTCCAGATTGAGTCGGTCGCACCCACCCTTCACGCTTACAATATCACTTATTGTGAATCCGGCGCCGACAACTGCTACCCCGTTGGCACACACTACGGTCCCGGCCAGCAGCTGCGTTTGGCTCTAAGTACTGATCAACCCTATTGTATTTCGTTTATGAAAGCTCGATTTGCGTAA
- the LOC116030262 gene encoding sporamin B-like: MKALALFFSLSLYLLPNPTHSTRNPIRLPTAASATPVLDIEGNEVLPGETYFIRSWKWTHGGVRLISLDGATTLCPSDVIIGTGVDNGNPVVFTPADPNAPVVLQSTFLNIKFDFPMVKLCVNNVSWEVEYDASSGQRFVRAGDVFSYQFKIGFGSSLNGGLNAYTITYCEFGTDNCYDVGTDYGHKNWPRLALSTDEPWNVWFQKAGDV, encoded by the coding sequence ATGAAAGCCCTCGCACTCTTCTTCTCACTTTCCCTCTATCTCCTCCCCAACCCAACTCATTCTACGCGCAACCCCATCCGCCTTCCCACCGCCGCGTCCGCCACTCCGGTGTTGGACATCGAGGGAAACGAGGTCCTGCCCGGAGAAACTTACTTCATACGCTCCTGGAAGTGGACCCATGGAGGAGTGAGACTTATTAGTTTGGACGGGGCGACGACCCTATGCCCAAGCGACGTCATCATAGGGACCGGAGTAGACAACGGAAACCCCGTCGTGTTCACGCCGGCGGACCCCAACGCCCCCGTCGTCTTGCAGTCGACTTTCCTGAACATCAAATTCGATTTCCCGATGGTTAAACTTTGTGTAAATAACGTTTCTTGGGAGGTTGAGTACGACGCTAGTTCCGGGCAACGTTTCGTGAGGGCTGGCGATGTTTTCTCGTACCAGTTCAAGATTGGGTTCGGGTCCAGCCTTAACGGCGGCCTTAACGCTTACACTATCACTTATTGTGAGTTCGGGACCGACAACTGCTACGACGTTGGCACGGACTACGGTCACAAAAACTGGCCGCGTTTGGCTCTGAGTACCGATGAGCCCTGGAATGTTTGGTTTCAGAAAGCTGGAGATGTGTAA